The following are from one region of the Arachis duranensis cultivar V14167 chromosome 10, aradu.V14167.gnm2.J7QH, whole genome shotgun sequence genome:
- the LOC107472007 gene encoding BTB/POZ domain-containing protein At3g05675 — protein MSFTHQIKPVQLVIAKDIFVSAIRIAMSIDGSCLPFGDVLRTSAQEQVDYMLSKDKDTLIVMADDEVKSVVRTGVYNTINSFEKDLASLLLVPSLELGTADNNDRIMRKLSDLEWMCNVLPKMDLMKNLVSDWAAISNQILRIVEDKKLDQVMWGLKIKLIEVTCKVLEAVGYGGVILPAACRVQLLKSWFPYIRKMKPLLDSKGTEENGFPYKMDQDLCQAIEGAIVSLVLTLPSNDQADILADWIRSREIGYPDLSEAFEVWCYRTKSAKRRLVEGLDGNSDAVISA, from the coding sequence ATGTCATTTACACATCAGATTAAACCTGTACAATTAGTTATCGCAAAAGATATATTTGTTTCAGCCATTCGCATCGCCATGTCTATTGATGGGTCGTGTTTACCATTTGGGGATGTGCTCCGAACATCTGCACAGGAGCAAGTCGACTACATGCTAAGTAAAGACAAAGATACTCTGATAGTCATGGCTGATGACGAAGTTAAGTCAGTGGTAAGAACGGGTGTTTACAATACAATTAATTCATTCGAAAAGGACTTGGCTTCCTTGTTGTTGGTCCCCTCCCTTGAGCTTGGGACTGCAGATAATAATGATAGAATAATGAGAAAGTTATCTGATCTTGAATGGATGTGCAATGTACTCCCAAAGATGGATTTAATGAAAAATTTGGTCTCTGATTGGGCTGCGATCTCTAATCAAATTTTGcgaattgttgaagacaagaaGCTTGACCAGGTCATGTGGGGCCTGAAAATAAAGCTGATAGAGGTAACATGTAAAGTTTTGGAAGCGGTTGGTTATGGCGGTGTGATTCTTCCGGCAGCATGCCGTGTCCAATTGCTGAAGTCTTGGTTTCCGTATATTCGGAAAATGAAGCCGTTGCTGGATTCAAAAGGCACAGAGGAGAATGGTTTTCCTTACAAAATGGACCAAGATTTGTGCCAGGCCATTGAGGGAGCAATTGTGTCATTGGTATTGACATTGCCATCAAACGACCAAGCAGACATTCTTGCTGACTGGATTAGAAGCAGAGAAATCGGATACCCGGACCTGAGTGAGGCTTTCGAGGTCTGGTGTTATAGAACGAAGTCGGCGAAGAGGAGATTAGTGGAAGGTTTAGATGGCAATAGTGATGCTGTCATCAGTGCTTGA